The genome window TTTCAGGATGAATCGCGGTGATCCAGCCAGTTGGTGGCCGTCTGCAGCCACGCGCTTATAGATATCACATCTCCTCGTCTGGTGTTGTTCATACGCACACAGGAAGCAGGCAGGCAAGTTAGGGCTTCTGTAGAGGTCTAGTGGGCGTTGCTCAGCCATGACGGTGATACTCCTTCCTGGTGTCTTACACCCATATACATGGTACGGGCGAGGCTCTGGGTTCTAGTACGATGTTAATGATGACACATTGAGCTTGGCCAAGGCCTGCCTGAAGCCAACTTCGAGTATTACAGCTCCAATGTGGTGTTCTTAAGCGCCCTGTCATCATGAAGTTCATGATTGGCTTTTTGTTAGCCTCAGCCAAGATCATATAATCATCCTTGTGAACACAACAAGGCTCAGATCAGCACGGACGAGGCTCCGAGACTTGCCTTTACAATAAAATTATTTACCAAGGTTAGTTTTTGGTCTTGATAATAGTTCGAGGGTCAATCTCTTTCAATACCTAACATGTAAACACAATACACACTGTACAGGTACGTGTTCATGTCTTGGGAGACTACAATGAATGAAAACAAGATGTGGTCGTAGCGCCTCCTGCTGTTCTAGAAGCCCCACTAATTATGGCCTAGGCCAAGGGAACCCTAGCACATTAGCCATGGTTCATCCAACTGCTTGATTCGACGTCCACTGAACACCAACAAAGCTCACCAAAACATTCCGGATGGCCGCAGCAACACAGCATCTTCCCGCCTACTTCACCAGCTACACAGCAGCATAGGTTCGAGCCTCTTGCATCTACAGCCTCCGGTCGCCCCTGGGCGCCAATGATGCTTCCGGTCCAGCGATAGCCCCTCCGATTCACCCCAAGCGCATGTCTGTCTCGGACAATCGAAGTCCCATCCCAGCTATCCTCACCATCGAGACATCCCCAAAGTCACAATGGCCGAATCCCGTCGCGGACACCCGAATCTATCCGTACGGCTGCCGCAGCCCGGCGCCTCGGTCGCTCTACCCGATCTCCCTCCCGTCTCTGCTCTTTTTTTGATCGATTTCGACGTCAAGGCCGGCTACACCATCGTCTGGAAACGGGCCGTTCCCGGTCTCGAGCTCGAGGGCGCTGTCGAGTACAAGAGCTTGCCGTCGGGCTTGCACACCGTCACCGACGACCTCATCTACTTTGTCCACGATGCCAGCCACGCCGGGCTCAGCGCGTTtatcaacacccccaccgatgaggaggaaacACGTCATGCGCGCATGATTGCTGTGGGTGTCTTGGTGCCGCTAAGCTATGGCCGTCTGGGGAGGGCATGGCGCCATGCcgaggggttgaaggagatggCCAGCAAGCTGGTTCAGGATCGCAAGCAGACGCAAATACTGGAGGAGTACTGGGAGAGAAACGGCGCGCGCGAGACGTCGGCGCCACAGCCATTGAAGGATGAACCTCTGGCCTCCCCCGCGCTTAGCTTTAGGGCTGTCCGTCCGCCGTTGGGGAGAGGCCATACTAGGAATAGGTCTGCTTCGGATGGCACCGCCCTGATACCTCCCGGACACAGGCTGTCGCCTTATCATCCGGCGTGGAGTTTGACGTCGTTGCTGGATACGTTTGGGCCGCTGATCTTTCCGGTTCATCGCGCCGCCCTGTTGCGCAAGCGCATTTTGATTTCTTGCCATGCACCGGTGCATGAAGTTTGCAATTTTGGTATGTTTACCGGGACACTCCTTGGTATTTGATGGCTGCTGACGAATCTTAGTGTATGATATTTCTGTCTTGTCCAACATTCCCCTGTCCGTCTGCGACGTGATAGACCCATCAGCACCTGTACAGCGTTTACGACCTCTTTTTACCATCGGTGTGCATGATATCTCGTATCTTATGGAACACCAGGCCGCCATGAAAAAGCGCCCTAATCAAGACGATCAGCATTCTGATCCGTCCGAGGACTCTACCTCGGGCTGGGTAGCCTGCACCACAGACAGCATTCTCGCTATGAAGGGGGATCTTTGGGACATGCTGATCACCCTGCCCCCAGTCTACTCGAGCAACGCCAAGGAAAGGGCATGGCCAACAATCGAATGCCCCAAGGGCGTCCCGGTAAAGGCCACCCAGCGCGACCTCCGCCGTTTCCGTACTCTCCGAGCAGGCCTGGCGCACCTCGCCGCTGCAGCAGAAGCCTCTCACTCTGCgtcacaaccccaaccagAGGTGCAAACCCCAGACGaagcacccaccccctccgcgCCAGCCATCCGCCTATCCAAACCCGCAgctacctcctcctcctcgagacCAGGGACATCAAGTGGCAACCACCCCCGCCAAGCAATGATCATATCCGACGAAGACGCCGACCAAATCGTCGAACCAACCACCTGGGCTGCGTTGGCCTACAACGGCTTCATGTGGTGGGCTTCGGCCGGTGAAAAAAGACACTCTGATGAAATCGACGAGCAAAGCCACGACGCCAGTCTGCTTGCTGATTTGGGGCCGCCCATGTCGCCTTCCATGACTGCTGTGCCGCAACGGAGGCCGAGTTTTGGGACGGCGGTTTCGGGGACAATGATTGATAGTTTGTCGTCCTTGACAGCAAGAAAACCGGGGGAGGacgcggaggaggatgatgagaaggcgGGGGTGGAGCTGGCGATTATTGCGTATTTCCACAGGTTGACGACGGGGATTTTGAGGGTGTTGGCCGAGATTGTGGACtcgggggatgatgatgatttgatGAGTCTGGATTTGGATTATGGGGAGACGCctgggggtggcggtggcggaagggaaggggagggggaggatgaaagGGAACGGTTGCTTGGGGGTGAGAGTGACGATTATCAGGAAGAGGGGTatgaagggaggggaggggggtgggtgagggtggatAGCGATGCGCTTGCGCAGATGGGGTTGGATGTGTGGAGTCTGGGTGATGCTGAgtttgtgagggaggtggtggggaggtattttgaggggaagagggcggcggtggtgacgaagggggtggaggtttgTGGGGTTAAGGTTTGTTGACaagatgagaagggggggatgtaTATACTTTGCATGGCGTTATGATTCAGGAATTGGGGGAATGGTAATTTAGGGAGTATGCATAGGGATATTGGTTTGGACTATTCAAATAACGAAGATGGGTGTTGCAAGGTGTGAGGCTTATCTCCGGTGATGTGCGAGTGAGCTAAGATAACCCTCACCCAACTTATCTccggtggtgttgtgttgGCGGAgctaaccctaacccagcTTATCTCGGGGAGCTTGGACCTTCAGTTTTCACTTTCACCATCAAAAGCCATTCAAGGTTCATTCATTAGGTTTCTTTCAACACTAACTTGACCTACACGCTTTTGGAACAACCTCAGCCCTTGCACCACCattccccccccaaaaatctcaccacccaccagtTCAACTATTCAACTGAACTCTCTCTTTAAATCTTGGGAAAAGAATTCACAActtcccatcacccccagaACCATTTCACAATGGCGGAACCAACAGCCATAATCGACCCCCCCTTATTGGAGTCATCACTCGAACGTCTCTATCCGCTGAGGGAAATCCTCCAGCGGCTGCACCACCGCAACAAGAACCAGCATTTTTcgtcgaggtggtggtcggcGTTTGATATTTTGAGGAGGAACACGGGGAAACTGATCTCCGAAATCGAGGACTGTCTTGATTAtgccccttcaccaccatcgtcaGGCCAGTTGGCAAAGGGGAAAGgcaaagggaagggggagaaaacgaggaagtgggaggagggggtggagagggtgctgAAACGGGTGAGGTTcatgaaggagggggttgtggtgaaggggtgggtggggtttgggaggCTGGTGGGGGATAGGCAGTTTGCgcaggttgggttggggttggtgggggttttggggggggtgagTATGGTgcttggggggttggtgccTGATATggatggggagatggaggggatggagggggtgaagggggaaaaTGAGGGGGTAGAatatggggagggggaggtggatatAGGGGATGTGATTCAGCgggaggatttgggggtAAAGGttcagagggaggaggtacTGCAGAGTGTGGAAGGGGATGTTGATACGGTACAAaagaggaaggtggtgatgagaggagtgggtgaggaggggggggtggtgaaaaagaaaaagaaaaagagggttgctggtggggaTGAATTCGATG of Podospora pseudopauciseta strain CBS 411.78 chromosome 7 map unlocalized CBS411.78m_7, whole genome shotgun sequence contains these proteins:
- a CDS encoding uncharacterized protein (COG:S; BUSCO:EOG09263A3Y; EggNog:ENOG503NVBH), which translates into the protein MAESRRGHPNLSVRLPQPGASVALPDLPPVSALFLIDFDVKAGYTIVWKRAVPGLELEGAVEYKSLPSGLHTVTDDLIYFVHDASHAGLSAFINTPTDEEETRHARMIAVGVLVPLSYGRLGRAWRHAEGLKEMASKLVQDRKQTQILEEYWERNGARETSAPQPLKDEPLASPALSFRAVRPPLGRGHTRNRSASDGTALIPPGHRLSPYHPAWSLTSLLDTFGPLIFPVHRAALLRKRILISCHAPVHEVCNFVYDISVLSNIPLSVCDVIDPSAPVQRLRPLFTIGVHDISYLMEHQAAMKKRPNQDDQHSDPSEDSTSGWVACTTDSILAMKGDLWDMLITLPPVYSSNAKERAWPTIECPKGVPVKATQRDLRRFRTLRAGLAHLAAAAEASHSASQPQPEVQTPDEAPTPSAPAIRLSKPAATSSSSRPGTSSGNHPRQAMIISDEDADQIVEPTTWAALAYNGFMWWASAGEKRHSDEIDEQSHDASLLADLGPPMSPSMTAVPQRRPSFGTAVSGTMIDSLSSLTARKPGEDAEEDDEKAGVELAIIAYFHRLTTGILRVLAEIVDSGDDDDLMSLDLDYGETPGGGGGGREGEGEDERERLLGGESDDYQEEGYEGRGGGWVRVDSDALAQMGLDVWSLGDAEFVREVVGRYFEGKRAAVVTKGVEVCGVKVC